One genomic segment of Streptomyces niveus includes these proteins:
- a CDS encoding DsbA family protein → MSETSARTPVDFWFDPICPWAWMTSRWMLEVEKVRNVEVNWHVMSLAVLNEDKLDELPERYREGMKAAWAPVRVVIAAQQLHGDEVVGKLYTALGTRIHNGGEGNERGTIVAALADVGLPADLIDYADKDTYDSELRASHKEGIDKVGQEVGTPVIAVPGSDGEQIAFFGPVVTPAPKGEEAAQLWDGTLMVASIPGFYEIKRTRTQGPIFD, encoded by the coding sequence ATGAGTGAAACGAGTGCCAGGACGCCCGTCGACTTCTGGTTCGACCCGATCTGTCCATGGGCCTGGATGACGTCCCGCTGGATGCTGGAGGTCGAGAAGGTCAGGAACGTCGAGGTCAACTGGCACGTCATGAGCCTGGCCGTGCTGAACGAGGACAAGCTCGACGAGCTTCCCGAGCGGTACCGGGAGGGTATGAAGGCCGCCTGGGCCCCGGTCCGCGTCGTGATCGCAGCCCAGCAGCTGCACGGCGACGAGGTCGTCGGCAAGCTCTACACCGCGCTCGGTACCCGTATCCACAACGGCGGGGAGGGCAACGAGCGCGGCACCATCGTCGCGGCGCTGGCCGATGTCGGCCTGCCTGCGGACCTCATCGACTACGCGGACAAGGACACGTACGACTCCGAGCTGCGCGCCTCCCACAAGGAGGGCATCGACAAGGTCGGCCAGGAGGTCGGCACCCCGGTGATCGCGGTCCCCGGCTCCGACGGCGAGCAGATCGCCTTCTTCGGCCCGGTCGTGACCCCCGCCCCCAAGGGGGAGGAGGCCGCCCAGCTGTGGGACGGCACGCTGATGGTCGCCTCGATCCCCGGTTTCTACGAGATCAAGCGCACCCGTACGCAGGGCCCGATCTTCGACTGA
- a CDS encoding glycerophosphodiester phosphodiesterase family protein: MSTQPRRRSILLAAGAATAATALPVTATATAAAAPARPAGTGRPVVIGHRGAAGWRPEHTAAAYTYAVQTGADWIEPDLVPTKDHVLVVRHENEISGTTDVAKHPEFADRRTTKTVDGRPVTGWFTEDFTLAELKTLRAVERLPLIRNRNTVFDGREPVMTFEEVVKLARELSRRHRRRIAVFPETKHPTYFRSIGLPLEPALARIVRRYRLDADECVVQSFEPSSLAAFAEERLRLPLWQALGTTGAPYDHVAAGDPTTYKDMMTPEGLRRIARYADWIGPDKSSVVEPFTLLADAHRAGLKVGAYTFRAENQYLPAAFRRGTDPNAFGDAFAEYALHFGRGVDAVVTDYPDIAAMARDGAEA; this comes from the coding sequence ATGTCCACACAGCCCAGACGCCGTTCGATACTGCTCGCGGCCGGCGCCGCCACCGCGGCGACCGCGCTGCCCGTCACGGCAACGGCCACGGCCGCCGCCGCCCCGGCGCGACCGGCGGGCACCGGCCGGCCCGTGGTCATCGGTCACCGGGGCGCCGCCGGCTGGCGGCCCGAGCACACGGCGGCGGCCTACACCTACGCCGTGCAGACCGGCGCCGACTGGATCGAGCCCGATCTGGTGCCCACCAAGGACCATGTCCTGGTCGTGCGGCACGAGAACGAGATCTCGGGGACGACGGACGTCGCCAAGCACCCGGAGTTCGCCGACCGGCGTACGACTAAAACCGTCGACGGGCGGCCCGTGACGGGCTGGTTCACCGAGGACTTCACGCTGGCCGAGCTGAAGACCCTGCGGGCGGTCGAGCGGCTGCCGCTGATCCGTAACCGCAACACCGTCTTCGACGGCCGTGAGCCGGTGATGACCTTCGAGGAGGTCGTGAAGCTGGCCCGCGAGCTGTCCCGGCGTCACCGCCGCCGGATCGCCGTCTTCCCGGAGACCAAGCACCCCACGTACTTCCGCTCCATCGGCCTGCCCCTGGAGCCCGCGCTCGCGCGGATCGTGCGGCGCTACCGGCTGGACGCCGACGAATGCGTGGTCCAGTCGTTCGAGCCCAGCAGTCTCGCGGCGTTCGCCGAGGAGCGGCTGCGGCTGCCGCTCTGGCAGGCGCTGGGCACGACGGGCGCGCCGTACGACCACGTCGCGGCGGGCGACCCCACGACGTACAAGGACATGATGACGCCGGAGGGGCTGCGGAGGATCGCGCGGTACGCGGACTGGATCGGGCCCGACAAGTCGTCCGTCGTGGAGCCGTTCACCCTGCTGGCCGATGCGCACCGGGCGGGCCTGAAGGTCGGCGCGTACACCTTCCGCGCGGAGAACCAGTACCTGCCGGCGGCGTTCCGTCGCGGGACCGACCCGAACGCGTTCGGTGACGCCTTCGCCGAGTACGCGCTGCACTTCGGCCGCGGCGTGGACGCCGTGGTGACGGACTACCCGGACATCGCGGCGATGGCGCGGGACGGGGCGGAGGCCTGA
- a CDS encoding FGGY-family carbohydrate kinase, translating into MYVGIDVGTSMVKAAAFDAGGRALAVESRPVRLDIHGGHVEQDMEELYGAVVDALGTLTAALPEPVELAGLTGQGDGVWLVDAEGRPVRPAISWMDGRAHEFVDAWLASGVFESVFRRSGSAMFPGCPGPVLAWLDRHEPAALDAATTALYCKDMVFQRLTGVRATDVSDASMPFLDPRTRAYSSDVLAELGLAHRERLLAPVSDPVATGELPSGVRIANGPYDLPACALGAGVTEPGDGLLIIGTCLASLVATDTLDLDGEPGGLHISTDRPGHWLRAMPAMVGTAALDWVLTLTGTDLAEVDSLLDAVEPGAGGVGVLPYFAPSGERAPFVDPALRAELTGVSLESTAADLIRATCEGIAYAARHCLEAAGLTGTLAVCGGGTRSPAWMRLFADVLGRPLRIVEGEVGARGAVLASAARHGVPLDVAAWTSPTTVLTPDPARAAYYTKGYETHLTRLSSARARHGS; encoded by the coding sequence ATGTACGTCGGTATCGATGTCGGCACGTCGATGGTGAAGGCCGCGGCCTTCGACGCGGGAGGCCGGGCGCTGGCCGTCGAGTCCCGCCCGGTGCGCCTCGACATCCACGGCGGACATGTCGAGCAGGACATGGAGGAGCTGTACGGCGCGGTCGTCGACGCGCTGGGCACGCTCACCGCCGCGCTGCCGGAGCCGGTGGAGCTGGCGGGGCTCACGGGCCAGGGCGACGGGGTCTGGCTGGTCGACGCCGAAGGGCGCCCCGTGCGGCCCGCGATCTCCTGGATGGACGGCAGGGCGCACGAGTTCGTGGACGCGTGGCTGGCGTCCGGCGTCTTCGAGTCGGTGTTCCGGCGCAGCGGCAGCGCGATGTTCCCGGGCTGCCCGGGGCCCGTGCTGGCCTGGCTCGACCGCCACGAGCCGGCGGCGCTGGACGCCGCGACGACGGCGCTGTACTGCAAGGACATGGTCTTCCAGCGGCTGACCGGGGTGCGGGCGACGGATGTCTCGGACGCGTCGATGCCGTTCCTGGACCCGAGGACACGGGCGTATTCGTCCGACGTGCTCGCGGAGTTGGGCCTCGCGCACCGGGAGCGGCTGCTGGCCCCGGTCAGCGATCCGGTCGCGACCGGCGAGCTGCCCTCGGGGGTACGGATCGCCAACGGGCCGTACGACCTGCCGGCCTGCGCGCTGGGCGCGGGGGTCACGGAGCCAGGTGACGGGCTGCTGATCATCGGCACCTGCCTGGCCTCGCTCGTCGCGACGGACACGCTCGACCTGGACGGTGAGCCGGGCGGGCTGCACATCTCGACGGACCGGCCGGGGCACTGGCTGCGCGCCATGCCCGCGATGGTGGGGACGGCCGCGCTCGACTGGGTGCTGACCCTGACCGGCACGGACCTCGCGGAGGTGGACTCGCTGCTCGACGCGGTGGAGCCGGGCGCGGGCGGGGTCGGGGTGCTCCCCTACTTCGCGCCGTCCGGTGAGCGCGCGCCGTTCGTCGACCCGGCGCTGCGGGCCGAACTGACGGGTGTCTCACTGGAGTCGACGGCGGCCGATCTGATCAGGGCCACCTGCGAGGGCATCGCCTACGCGGCCCGGCACTGCCTGGAGGCGGCGGGCCTGACGGGAACCCTCGCGGTCTGCGGCGGCGGCACCCGGAGCCCCGCCTGGATGCGCCTGTTCGCGGACGTGCTCGGCAGGCCGCTGCGGATCGTGGAGGGCGAGGTGGGCGCACGGGGCGCGGTCCTCGCGTCGGCGGCACGCCACGGGGTGCCGCTGGACGTCGCGGCGTGGACGTCCCCCACGACGGTGCTGACCCCGGACCCGGCCCGCGCGGCCTACTACACGAAGGGCTACGAGACCCACCTCACCCGCCTGTCATCGGCCCGGGCGCGGCACGGGTCGTAG
- a CDS encoding superoxide dismutase: MAIYTLPELPYDYAALEPVINPQIIELHHDKHHAAYVKGANDTLEQLDEARDKESWGAINGLQKSLAFHLSGHILHSIYWHNMTGDNGGGEPLAADGVGDLADAITASFGSFAGFKAQLTKAAATTQGSGWGVLAYEPVSGRLIVEQVYDHQGNVGQGSVPVLVFDAWEHAFYLQYKNQKVDFIEAMWRVVNWQDVARRYAAAKERDDVLLLAP; the protein is encoded by the coding sequence ATGGCCATCTACACACTCCCCGAACTCCCCTACGACTACGCGGCGCTCGAACCGGTCATCAACCCGCAGATCATCGAGCTGCACCACGACAAGCACCACGCCGCGTACGTGAAGGGCGCGAACGACACCCTGGAGCAGTTGGACGAGGCACGCGACAAGGAATCCTGGGGCGCGATCAACGGCCTCCAGAAGAGCCTCGCGTTCCATCTCTCCGGCCACATCCTCCATTCGATCTACTGGCACAACATGACGGGCGACAACGGCGGCGGCGAGCCGCTGGCGGCCGACGGTGTGGGCGATCTCGCCGACGCGATCACCGCGTCGTTCGGCTCGTTCGCCGGATTCAAGGCCCAGCTCACGAAGGCCGCGGCGACGACGCAGGGCTCCGGCTGGGGCGTCCTGGCGTACGAGCCGGTCAGCGGCAGGCTGATCGTGGAGCAGGTCTACGACCACCAGGGCAACGTGGGGCAGGGATCCGTGCCGGTCCTGGTCTTCGACGCCTGGGAGCACGCCTTCTACCTCCAGTACAAGAACCAGAAGGTGGACTTCATCGAGGCGATGTGGCGCGTCGTGAACTGGCAGGACGTGGCCAGGCGTTACGCGGCGGCGAAGGAGCGGGACGACGTCCTGCTCCTGGCGCCCTGA
- a CDS encoding DeoR/GlpR family DNA-binding transcription regulator produces the protein MSTQQQRGPAPRQAAIAEYVLAQGEGTAAELAERFDVSLMTIHRDLDELERQGIVRKFRGGVTAQPSGVFESNVAFRLKAMHEEKAAVARHALSLIEPGMAVMLDDSTSTLEIARRLGSITPLTVVTNFLEAINLLSGERGIHLMALGGDYDPLHSSFLGVSCVEAVQSLQVDVCFTSTSAVSGGFAYHQEQHIVSVKRAMLDSAARNVLLLDHAKLGRVALHRLAPLSAFDLVLVDAGASAEALRDLDEHKVPYQVCEVGGDRTDPA, from the coding sequence ATGAGCACCCAGCAGCAGCGCGGGCCCGCCCCGCGCCAGGCGGCGATAGCCGAGTACGTCCTCGCGCAGGGCGAGGGCACCGCCGCCGAGCTGGCCGAGCGGTTCGACGTCAGTCTGATGACCATCCACCGGGACCTGGACGAGCTCGAACGCCAGGGCATCGTAAGGAAGTTCAGGGGCGGGGTGACGGCGCAGCCGTCCGGTGTGTTCGAGTCGAACGTCGCCTTCCGGCTCAAGGCGATGCACGAGGAGAAGGCCGCGGTCGCCCGGCACGCGCTGAGCCTGATCGAGCCCGGCATGGCGGTGATGCTGGACGACTCGACCTCCACCCTGGAGATCGCGCGCCGGCTCGGCTCCATCACCCCGCTGACCGTCGTCACCAACTTCCTGGAGGCGATCAACCTGCTGTCCGGGGAGCGCGGCATCCATCTGATGGCGCTCGGCGGCGACTACGACCCCCTGCACTCCTCGTTCCTCGGGGTCAGTTGCGTCGAGGCCGTGCAGTCGCTCCAGGTCGACGTCTGTTTCACCTCCACCTCCGCGGTGTCCGGGGGCTTCGCCTACCACCAGGAGCAGCACATCGTGTCCGTGAAGCGGGCGATGCTCGATTCGGCGGCCCGCAACGTCCTGCTGCTCGACCACGCCAAGCTCGGCCGGGTCGCACTGCACCGGCTGGCCCCGCTCTCCGCGTTCGACCTGGTGCTCGTGGACGCCGGTGCCTCCGCGGAGGCGCTGCGCGACCTGGACGAGCACAAGGTCCCCTATCAAGTCTGTGAGGTGGGCGGTGACCGAACTGACCCTGCGTGA
- a CDS encoding 2-hydroxyacid dehydrogenase, producing the protein MRILAAGDHFVLNSLITEALRRVVAGPAEITELTLPWPLTPFGKVAEVDEANDSEDALIEALDGVEVCVTQMGPFTERVLAASPALRMIAVCRGGPVNVNVDAARARGVKVCFAPGRNAAATAEFTIGMMLAALRRIPEAHNSLALDGKWDASHYTYERCGPELEDTPVGLIGYGAVGSRVARVLTAFGAEVEVYDPYVRGDVHGMRSPSLEALLSRSSVVTLHARLTPETKGLIGSRELALLPRGSVLVNVARGGLVDTDALCDALDSGQLAAAALDTYEQEPLPAGSRLRGTPDVVLTPHLGGASKAVARKAARIAAAEVARYAKGEPLAHCLT; encoded by the coding sequence ATGAGAATCCTCGCAGCTGGTGATCATTTCGTCCTCAACTCCCTGATCACCGAGGCCCTGCGGCGCGTCGTCGCCGGCCCGGCCGAGATCACCGAACTCACCCTCCCCTGGCCGCTCACGCCCTTCGGCAAGGTCGCCGAGGTCGACGAGGCCAACGACTCCGAGGACGCGCTGATCGAGGCGCTGGACGGGGTCGAGGTCTGTGTGACGCAGATGGGCCCCTTCACCGAGCGGGTGCTGGCCGCCTCTCCCGCGCTGCGGATGATCGCCGTGTGCCGGGGCGGCCCGGTCAACGTCAACGTCGACGCCGCCCGCGCGCGCGGCGTCAAGGTGTGCTTCGCGCCGGGACGCAACGCGGCGGCCACGGCCGAGTTCACGATCGGGATGATGCTGGCGGCTCTGCGGCGGATCCCCGAGGCGCACAACTCCCTGGCCCTGGACGGGAAGTGGGACGCCTCGCACTACACGTACGAGCGCTGCGGACCGGAGCTGGAGGACACCCCGGTGGGGCTGATCGGCTACGGCGCGGTCGGCAGCCGGGTCGCCCGCGTGCTGACGGCGTTCGGCGCCGAGGTGGAGGTGTACGACCCGTACGTACGCGGCGACGTGCACGGCATGCGGTCCCCGTCGCTGGAGGCGCTGCTGTCGCGGTCGAGCGTCGTCACGCTGCACGCGCGGCTCACCCCGGAGACGAAGGGCCTGATCGGCTCGCGCGAACTCGCCCTGCTGCCAAGGGGATCGGTCCTGGTGAACGTGGCGCGCGGCGGGCTCGTCGACACGGACGCGCTGTGCGACGCGCTCGACAGCGGGCAGCTCGCGGCGGCGGCGCTCGACACGTACGAGCAGGAGCCGCTGCCGGCCGGCTCCCGGCTGCGCGGCACCCCCGATGTGGTGCTGACCCCGCATCTGGGCGGGGCCAGCAAGGCCGTGGCGCGCAAGGCGGCGCGGATCGCCGCCGCCGAGGTCGCGCGCTACGCCAAGGGCGAGCCACTGGCGCACTGCCTGACATGA
- a CDS encoding ABC transporter ATP-binding protein: MTELTLRELRKTYVSRGRPPVDAVRGIDIDLRSGELLGLLGPSGCGKSTTLRMIAGLEEVTGGDILVGGDSVVGLPARERNIGVAFENYALYPPLTVAENLGFGLAARGLHGVRERSRRVADMAERIGITDLLAARPAGLSSGQKQRVALARALIREPDVLLLDEPLSHLDAAQRDTTRRELKRIQRDLGHTTILVTHDQEEALSLADRIAVMKDGVIQQLGTPYEIYDAPASVFVADFVGEPAINLLPGVVAADGWVRLGAGDHASARFPCPAGPPVGREVVLGIRPEDLRLTREGESGPGTGDTGWSEDPGGAVRATVSAHEPLLESGIATLTLDGVAEPLVVETGPETRLDRGDTVRVTADPRHTHVFDAETGEALTLT, encoded by the coding sequence GTGACCGAACTGACCCTGCGTGAGCTGCGCAAAACGTATGTGTCGCGCGGCCGTCCCCCCGTGGACGCCGTACGGGGCATCGACATCGACCTGCGCTCCGGCGAACTGCTCGGTCTCCTCGGTCCGTCCGGCTGCGGCAAGTCCACCACGCTGCGGATGATCGCCGGTCTGGAAGAGGTCACCGGCGGCGACATCCTGGTCGGCGGCGACTCGGTCGTCGGACTGCCGGCACGCGAGCGCAACATCGGTGTCGCCTTCGAGAACTACGCGCTCTACCCGCCTCTGACCGTCGCGGAGAATCTCGGCTTCGGGCTCGCGGCGCGCGGCCTGCACGGGGTGCGGGAACGGAGCAGGCGGGTCGCCGACATGGCGGAGCGGATCGGCATCACCGACCTCCTCGCCGCCCGGCCCGCCGGTCTGTCCAGCGGCCAGAAGCAGCGCGTGGCACTGGCGAGGGCGCTGATCCGGGAGCCGGACGTCCTCCTCCTGGACGAGCCGCTGTCCCATCTGGACGCCGCGCAGCGCGACACGACCCGTCGCGAACTCAAGCGGATCCAGCGGGACTTGGGTCATACGACGATCCTCGTCACGCACGACCAGGAAGAGGCGCTGTCGCTGGCGGACCGGATCGCCGTCATGAAGGACGGCGTGATCCAGCAACTCGGCACGCCGTACGAGATCTACGACGCCCCGGCGAGTGTGTTCGTCGCCGACTTCGTGGGGGAGCCCGCGATCAACCTGCTGCCGGGCGTCGTGGCGGCCGACGGGTGGGTACGGCTCGGTGCTGGTGACCACGCGTCGGCGCGGTTCCCGTGCCCGGCCGGTCCGCCCGTCGGCCGGGAGGTGGTGCTCGGCATCCGTCCGGAGGACCTGCGGCTGACCCGGGAGGGTGAGTCGGGGCCCGGGACGGGGGACACCGGGTGGAGCGAGGACCCGGGCGGCGCCGTACGGGCTACGGTCAGCGCCCATGAGCCGCTCCTGGAGTCCGGAATCGCCACGCTCACGCTCGACGGCGTCGCCGAACCCCTTGTCGTGGAGACCGGCCCGGAGACACGCCTGGACCGGGGCGACACCGTACGCGTCACCGCCGACCCACGGCACACGCATGTCTTCGACGCCGAGACCGGAGAGGCTCTGACCCTGACATGA